The Bacillota bacterium genome has a window encoding:
- a CDS encoding pyridoxal-dependent decarboxylase, with product MEIEMFRRYGHEFIDWLADYFENVEKYPVRSSVKPGDIKSGLPVNPPTKEEQMEEIFSDFREIIMPGITHWQHPGWFAYFPANNSPASVLAELLTAGLGSQCMIWQTSPAAAELEEVVMEWLRQMLGLPEGMSGVIQDTASTATLCALLTAREKITGYKINRSGFREHLTVYSSEEAHSSIDKAVKIAGYGIENLRKIPTDDQFALIPEELEKAIKLDLSRGLVPACVVATLGTTSSTAIDPLEPIGEICRRYKLWFHVDAAFGGTAALLPEKRSMLKGAEMIDSYVFNPHKWMLTNFDCSAYFVRDEEALIRTFEIHPEYLKTGQDAVVKNYRDWGIQLGRRFRALKLWFVIRSYGMEGLQNMVREHLRLADLFKKWVEEDFRFELMAPVNFSLVCFRYVREGADEEELARLNAELMEKVNSSGSVYLTHTSLKGRYTIRLAIGQRTTEERHVRLAWKLLTEHASYLK from the coding sequence ATGGAGATAGAAATGTTTCGCCGTTACGGGCATGAGTTTATTGACTGGCTGGCTGATTACTTCGAAAATGTTGAAAAATACCCTGTCCGTTCTTCTGTCAAACCGGGAGATATTAAATCCGGACTGCCGGTTAATCCACCGACAAAAGAAGAGCAGATGGAAGAAATCTTTTCTGATTTCAGGGAAATAATAATGCCGGGGATTACCCACTGGCAGCATCCCGGCTGGTTCGCTTATTTCCCTGCCAATAACAGCCCCGCTTCGGTTCTCGCCGAACTTTTAACTGCCGGCCTCGGTTCACAGTGCATGATCTGGCAGACTTCTCCTGCCGCGGCAGAGTTGGAAGAGGTTGTGATGGAATGGCTGAGACAGATGCTTGGTTTGCCGGAAGGAATGTCAGGTGTCATTCAGGATACTGCTTCTACTGCCACACTATGCGCTTTGTTGACAGCCCGTGAAAAGATCACCGGCTACAAGATTAACCGTTCAGGGTTCAGAGAGCACCTGACTGTTTACAGTTCTGAGGAAGCTCATTCCAGCATAGACAAGGCGGTAAAAATTGCCGGCTACGGGATAGAAAACCTGCGTAAAATTCCCACAGATGATCAATTTGCTTTAATTCCTGAAGAACTTGAAAAGGCGATCAAGCTGGATCTTTCCCGGGGATTGGTTCCGGCCTGTGTTGTGGCTACACTTGGAACAACATCATCAACAGCTATTGATCCTTTAGAGCCAATCGGAGAAATCTGCCGACGTTATAAACTCTGGTTTCATGTTGATGCAGCTTTTGGCGGCACCGCAGCATTACTTCCCGAAAAACGTTCTATGCTTAAAGGTGCCGAAATGATTGACTCTTATGTTTTTAATCCACATAAATGGATGCTTACCAATTTTGACTGCTCGGCTTACTTTGTCAGGGATGAAGAGGCATTGATCAGAACTTTTGAAATTCATCCGGAATACCTGAAAACCGGCCAGGATGCAGTGGTTAAGAATTATCGGGACTGGGGTATTCAACTTGGCAGGCGTTTCAGGGCGTTGAAATTATGGTTTGTAATTCGATCCTATGGCATGGAAGGACTGCAGAATATGGTCCGTGAACATCTTCGTCTGGCAGACCTCTTTAAAAAATGGGTTGAAGAAGACTTTCGATTCGAACTTATGGCACCGGTGAATTTCAGTCTTGTTTGCTTCCGCTATGTTAGGGAAGGCGCTGATGAAGAGGAACTGGCCCGGTTGAATGCGGAATTGATGGAAAAGGTGAATTCATCCGGAAGTGTTTATTTGACCCATACATCTTTAAAGGGGCGGTATACTATCCGCTTGGCCATTGGTCAGAGGACGACTGAAGAAAGGCATGTTCGCCTTGCCTGGAAACTACTGACTGAACATGCTTCATATCTAAAATAA
- a CDS encoding efflux RND transporter permease subunit — MNLPELAVKRPVATGTILVLILIIGLVSLYQSPLDLLPDIQAPVLAVITVFPGSSPQETLELVTKPIEDGVSAVSGLTGLTSYSQENMSLVILSFDWGADVKRIRDDVGIRMDLISFPDGVQRPILLEFNPTLMPIMRLSASGLDDPVHLTEWLQETASPKLESVRGVASVQVQGGVKQDLFVRTSPETMAEYQVSFEQIANILRASLLDLPAGIIDMEDRHVRIRFLGRFTESDMLSDLIVGFKVDNEKLEEMIGQEVDINLNQMFSGQGNLFANTGSLTEVPTIDIYWDDIFDIDKITLANSRLSIPLQEEWRSRSAEEIENSLRFITRTPGITYDPVNQRMVFTLTSLGRTLINRDKVLTGAEEVHLDDVWVLEQAVWDSGYIIVPLDQTSLNSYGITQAELTAFQNNNPLIVRANPNQVLLAFQENWENLRREPIISIPDYNSWLSGVQSEITRGVGSATAVIEDGLTDLATTMILSSMVPGGSSFGSFELDGEFPIDPVYLGMLAVIEQDTYNPTTITRYNGQPSISLAIQKEGDANTVIVARQVRAALEKLSEESIAGGASSVTFNTIFDQAEEIERALVDLARSLIGGAILAILVLILFLKNWRTTMFIGLSIPTAIIATFSLLYFADITINLMTLGGLALAAGMLVDNAIVVSENIYRHYQMGEAPADAAVNGAREVAGAVTASTLTTISVFFPVVFLSGLAGQLFWEFALTVSCAILASLLVALTVIPMLASRSLRLKNLQEEISEKPHRLPGYRNMLKLAVKHPWWVLILALVFVGIGVFGYTTLGTELFPSPEESSFSVNVNLQPGATMDLTDDFVAELEKILAGKDEVDNYSTSVGAARFMGVTAETGTSNQARLRVEIKPEYTGEIERVIEEIRLEVERIPAEAEISFNRESLLDAAGLETRLDLVVSGPDLEQVVMLTEEAVELLAAYRQFTDVESSMEESRPEIHIRLDQGQAMQKGVTLIQVATAVRQALEGIPVSRIETDAGLLNIVLGYRKADFNTIEDLGRIGFYSPGGEYLHLDEVADLYEAYGPQSIPREDQQVVGQIQIRYSGMDLGSATDKALEIARSIELPPGYEIKTAGSSTLMGDVLSELRLVLVIAALLVYLVMAAQFESLLHPFIIICSLPLAYAGAILGLIITGNSISVPALIGIVVLSGILVNDGIIMVDFINQQRRIHGLRLKEAIIEGASARLRPILMTTATTVLGLLPLALGIGEGSQLQAPMAITIIGGQITGTLLLLLAIPSIYLLLTREQSSSLAAAGSDNLSVGFIMEEKPAARSLKTHRSNSKIVMRMLLVVIMAALIFYLFAIF; from the coding sequence ATGAACCTGCCCGAACTGGCAGTAAAAAGGCCTGTAGCCACAGGTACAATATTGGTTTTAATCCTGATTATCGGTCTGGTCAGTCTTTACCAGAGCCCACTCGATCTATTACCGGATATCCAGGCTCCGGTACTTGCTGTGATCACAGTTTTCCCCGGAAGTTCACCACAGGAGACATTGGAACTCGTAACTAAACCGATTGAAGACGGGGTATCTGCTGTTAGCGGTTTAACCGGATTAACTTCATATTCCCAGGAAAACATGTCACTGGTAATCTTGAGTTTTGACTGGGGTGCAGATGTAAAAAGAATCAGGGATGATGTCGGTATCCGAATGGACCTGATTTCCTTCCCTGACGGTGTTCAGCGGCCCATACTACTTGAATTTAACCCCACATTGATGCCCATAATGCGCTTATCGGCCAGTGGTCTGGATGATCCTGTTCATCTTACAGAATGGTTACAGGAAACGGCCTCGCCAAAACTTGAGTCGGTCCGTGGTGTTGCCAGCGTGCAGGTTCAGGGTGGAGTAAAACAGGATCTTTTTGTAAGGACATCTCCGGAAACAATGGCTGAATATCAGGTTTCGTTCGAACAGATTGCCAATATTTTGCGAGCCAGCCTCCTTGATTTACCCGCAGGAATTATTGATATGGAAGACCGCCATGTAAGGATTCGTTTTCTTGGACGCTTTACCGAGAGCGATATGCTCTCTGACCTGATTGTTGGTTTTAAAGTTGATAATGAAAAGCTGGAAGAAATGATAGGACAGGAAGTTGATATTAACCTGAACCAGATGTTTTCGGGTCAGGGCAACCTGTTTGCAAATACGGGCAGCCTGACCGAGGTTCCCACCATTGATATTTACTGGGATGACATCTTTGATATTGATAAGATTACTCTGGCTAACAGCAGGCTTTCCATACCCCTGCAGGAAGAATGGAGATCCCGAAGTGCTGAGGAGATTGAAAACAGTTTAAGGTTTATTACAAGAACCCCGGGAATAACTTATGACCCGGTAAACCAGAGAATGGTCTTTACACTAACATCTTTGGGAAGAACCCTTATAAACCGGGACAAAGTATTAACCGGTGCGGAGGAGGTTCACCTTGATGATGTATGGGTTCTCGAGCAGGCTGTATGGGACAGCGGCTACATTATTGTACCCCTGGATCAAACCAGCCTGAACAGTTATGGAATCACACAGGCAGAGCTAACTGCGTTTCAAAACAACAACCCACTCATAGTACGGGCTAATCCAAACCAGGTACTTCTTGCTTTTCAGGAAAATTGGGAAAACTTAAGAAGGGAGCCGATCATTTCGATTCCCGACTATAATTCCTGGTTATCGGGAGTACAAAGTGAAATAACCAGGGGTGTAGGGAGTGCGACGGCAGTTATCGAAGACGGCCTTACCGATCTTGCTACAACGATGATCCTCAGTTCTATGGTTCCCGGAGGTTCATCTTTTGGTTCTTTTGAATTGGATGGAGAATTCCCCATCGATCCGGTTTATCTTGGAATGCTGGCAGTTATTGAGCAGGATACCTATAACCCGACAACAATTACCCGTTATAACGGGCAGCCCAGTATCAGCCTGGCTATTCAGAAAGAAGGGGATGCCAATACGGTAATCGTAGCCCGTCAGGTCAGAGCTGCTCTCGAGAAGCTTTCAGAAGAGAGCATTGCAGGTGGTGCATCATCGGTAACATTCAATACGATCTTCGATCAAGCCGAAGAGATCGAAAGAGCCCTGGTTGATTTGGCCAGGTCACTGATCGGAGGAGCGATTCTGGCCATTTTGGTGCTGATCCTCTTTCTTAAAAATTGGCGGACAACGATGTTTATCGGTTTAAGTATCCCAACAGCAATTATTGCTACCTTCAGTCTTCTCTATTTTGCAGATATTACCATTAACCTGATGACCCTGGGTGGACTGGCCCTTGCAGCCGGAATGCTTGTTGATAATGCTATTGTGGTCAGTGAAAATATTTACCGGCATTATCAGATGGGCGAAGCTCCTGCTGATGCAGCAGTTAACGGTGCTCGTGAAGTGGCCGGTGCTGTGACTGCTTCAACCCTCACAACAATAAGTGTCTTTTTCCCCGTTGTATTTTTAAGCGGATTGGCCGGTCAGCTTTTCTGGGAGTTTGCCCTCACAGTTTCCTGTGCCATATTAGCCTCACTCCTGGTTGCCCTGACTGTTATACCCATGCTTGCTTCAAGATCACTTCGCTTGAAAAACTTGCAGGAAGAGATTTCCGAAAAGCCACATCGCCTGCCCGGTTACAGGAATATGTTGAAACTTGCAGTGAAACACCCCTGGTGGGTTCTGATCCTGGCCCTGGTGTTTGTCGGTATCGGTGTTTTCGGTTATACTACTTTGGGCACTGAACTCTTTCCCTCACCGGAGGAATCATCTTTTTCTGTTAATGTAAACCTTCAGCCGGGGGCTACCATGGATCTGACGGATGATTTCGTTGCGGAATTGGAGAAAATACTGGCTGGGAAGGATGAAGTAGATAATTACTCAACCAGTGTTGGAGCAGCCAGGTTTATGGGAGTAACAGCTGAGACCGGAACTTCCAACCAGGCTCGCCTGAGAGTGGAAATTAAACCTGAATATACCGGAGAGATTGAAAGGGTAATTGAAGAGATTAGACTGGAGGTTGAAAGAATCCCTGCGGAGGCGGAGATATCATTTAACCGTGAGTCATTGTTGGATGCAGCAGGTTTGGAAACCAGGCTGGACCTTGTCGTCAGCGGACCGGATCTGGAACAGGTTGTTATGCTGACAGAGGAGGCAGTTGAATTATTGGCAGCCTATCGACAGTTCACCGATGTCGAGTCATCAATGGAAGAAAGCCGCCCGGAAATACATATCCGCCTCGATCAAGGCCAGGCAATGCAAAAGGGTGTTACACTGATCCAGGTAGCCACTGCAGTACGCCAGGCGCTGGAAGGTATACCGGTTAGCCGGATTGAGACAGATGCCGGTTTGTTAAATATTGTACTGGGGTACAGGAAAGCTGATTTCAACACCATCGAAGATCTCGGCCGGATCGGTTTTTATTCGCCGGGTGGTGAATACCTGCACCTGGACGAAGTGGCTGATTTATATGAAGCCTACGGCCCCCAGAGCATTCCGAGAGAGGATCAGCAGGTAGTAGGGCAGATTCAGATCCGTTACAGCGGGATGGATCTCGGTTCAGCTACCGATAAGGCCCTCGAAATTGCCCGCTCTATTGAACTGCCACCTGGTTATGAAATTAAAACGGCGGGTAGTTCAACCCTGATGGGTGATGTTCTCTCAGAGTTGAGACTGGTTCTTGTTATTGCAGCCCTTCTGGTTTACCTGGTTATGGCTGCCCAGTTTGAATCACTCCTGCATCCCTTTATCATTATATGCAGTCTTCCCCTGGCTTATGCAGGGGCTATTCTCGGGTTGATTATAACCGGTAACAGTATCAGTGTTCCAGCCCTGATTGGGATAGTAGTCTTGTCAGGCATTCTGGTTAATGACGGTATTATCATGGTTGACTTTATCAATCAGCAGCGGAGAATACACGGTCTCAGGCTGAAGGAAGCTATTATTGAAGGCGCTTCCGCCAGGCTTCGGCCTATCCTGATGACTACGGCAACAACTGTATTGGGATTGCTTCCTCTTGCTCTCGGAATCGGAGAGGGAAGCCAGCTGCAGGCCCCGATGGCGATTACTATTATCGGTGGTCAGATAACCGGCACACTACTACTTTTGCTGGCCATTCCATCAATCTATCTGCTCTTAACCAGGGAACAGAGTTCATCACTTGCTGCAGCCGGTTCAGATAATTTATCAGTTGGTTTCATTATGGAAGAAAAGCCCGCTGCCCGAAGCTTAAAAACGCACAGATCAAATTCTAAAATTGTAATGAGGATGCTTCTGGTCGTTATTATGGCTGCGCTGATCTTCTACCTGTTTGCAATTTTTTAA
- a CDS encoding amidohydrolase — protein sequence MISGDFGDFNELEQQLDTLYYNGVVYTADRDDRTAEAVGIRNGKIVFIGSNFEADKYKTTASELINLEGKMVLPGFIDSHLHAPGRILTDLYNISLYEAFDVESILDKVKEFVRKHPDHSIIYGEGFSLGLFTGDEVSRGPGKERLDQVCSDRPIVLFSSDCHLAWLNSKAFELFGINEQTPDPPGGIIERDPISGKLWGTLKESAMQMIPEQQFTTEQIERALVHFQQYLHSFGYTGIHSVSISAEPPLDSFHVMEKEGWLKLHVRSSVTIDPDKDLETQFDNLSKLKDRYSLDLHRVTTAKFFTDGVIEGATAFLSEPYEAGAGKKPGYRGEFLWDRKKLADAFKLALDAGIQVHVHSIGDASTRLVLDALESAGPTEKIRRNRNSITHLQLIDPSDIPRFKKLNVIASVQPYWHCKEPGWWHNVDNYFLGHRAETEYPLQSFFNAGVIVASSSDHPVTAVPDPLRALRAGITRNLTDEERYGLERIGTADDPPYLLNMKERATLPAMIKSLTVNGAYMLFTDDQTGTIEVGKWADLVILDQNLFDLDPLDFGQARVIRTVFKGDTVFISES from the coding sequence ATGATAAGTGGCGATTTTGGAGATTTCAACGAACTTGAACAGCAACTGGACACGCTTTATTATAACGGTGTGGTATACACAGCAGACAGAGATGACAGAACCGCCGAAGCCGTTGGTATAAGAAATGGCAAGATAGTTTTCATCGGGAGCAACTTTGAAGCTGACAAATACAAAACAACTGCATCAGAATTAATTAACCTTGAAGGGAAGATGGTTCTACCCGGCTTTATCGACTCCCACCTGCATGCTCCGGGCAGAATATTAACAGATCTTTATAATATTAGTCTTTATGAAGCATTTGATGTGGAATCGATTTTAGATAAGGTAAAAGAATTTGTTCGCAAGCATCCAGATCATTCCATAATATATGGTGAGGGTTTTTCGCTTGGTTTATTCACTGGTGATGAAGTTTCCCGCGGTCCCGGAAAAGAGCGGCTCGATCAGGTTTGCAGTGACAGACCAATTGTTCTTTTTTCATCAGACTGTCACCTGGCATGGCTGAACAGCAAGGCATTTGAGTTGTTTGGTATTAACGAACAAACTCCTGATCCTCCCGGCGGGATAATCGAAAGAGATCCTATATCCGGGAAGCTCTGGGGGACGCTCAAAGAATCAGCTATGCAAATGATTCCGGAGCAACAATTTACTACGGAGCAGATCGAAAGAGCGCTGGTTCACTTCCAGCAGTACCTGCACAGCTTTGGGTATACCGGTATACATTCGGTTTCGATCAGTGCAGAGCCCCCTCTGGATTCATTTCATGTTATGGAAAAGGAAGGCTGGTTAAAGCTTCATGTGCGTTCATCGGTAACTATTGATCCTGACAAAGATCTTGAAACGCAATTTGATAATCTTTCTAAATTGAAGGATAGATACAGCCTTGATCTGCACAGGGTTACTACAGCCAAATTTTTTACCGACGGGGTAATAGAAGGAGCTACTGCTTTTTTATCCGAACCCTATGAGGCAGGCGCAGGTAAAAAGCCAGGCTATCGCGGGGAATTTTTATGGGATAGAAAAAAACTGGCAGATGCTTTTAAACTTGCTCTTGATGCCGGGATCCAGGTCCATGTTCATTCAATTGGCGACGCTTCAACCCGTCTCGTTTTAGATGCGCTGGAAAGTGCAGGGCCAACTGAAAAGATACGGAGAAACCGAAATTCAATTACACATCTGCAGCTTATTGATCCTTCAGATATCCCAAGGTTCAAAAAATTAAATGTTATAGCTTCGGTTCAGCCGTACTGGCACTGCAAGGAACCTGGCTGGTGGCATAATGTTGATAATTACTTTCTGGGGCATAGGGCTGAGACTGAATACCCCTTGCAGTCATTTTTTAATGCAGGAGTTATTGTTGCCTCTTCATCTGACCATCCTGTCACGGCTGTACCCGATCCATTGAGAGCTCTGAGGGCAGGAATTACTCGAAATTTAACTGACGAAGAAAGATACGGCCTGGAAAGGATCGGCACTGCTGATGATCCCCCCTACCTGCTCAACATGAAGGAAAGGGCAACACTTCCGGCGATGATAAAAAGTTTGACGGTTAATGGAGCTTACATGCTTTTCACCGATGATCAGACTGGAACCATAGAGGTGGGGAAATGGGCTGATCTGGTAATACTTGACCAAAACCTGTTCGATCTCGACCCCCTGGATTTCGGGCAGGCTCGTGTTATCCGTACTGTATTCAAAGGGGATACTGTTTTTATTTCGGAATCATAA
- a CDS encoding cupin domain-containing protein, translating into MMNLFHIPELPVNQEKSDLLIEDHGVVIERIISTGQSSPEGFWYEQERDEWVALLQGEAVISRDKGKMIKMKPGDWILIPAFEKHRVEMTSSEPPCIWLAVHGKLT; encoded by the coding sequence ATTATGAATCTGTTCCATATCCCGGAACTGCCGGTTAATCAAGAAAAGTCTGATCTGTTAATAGAAGACCATGGAGTGGTCATAGAACGGATTATATCTACCGGACAATCTTCCCCAGAGGGATTTTGGTACGAGCAGGAACGGGATGAATGGGTGGCACTGCTGCAGGGGGAAGCGGTAATCTCAAGGGATAAAGGAAAAATGATAAAAATGAAACCCGGTGACTGGATCCTCATCCCGGCTTTTGAAAAGCACCGTGTTGAGATGACATCATCAGAGCCACCCTGCATTTGGCTGGCAGTACACGGCAAACTAACCTGA